A stretch of DNA from Nitratireductor thuwali:
TCAAGCCCTTTGCGCCGGGCCTGAAGACCAATCTGGTCATTACGACCGACCGCCGTTCGTATCATCTGCAGCTGGAAAGCACTGAGCGAACCGCGATGGCAGCAATCTCTTGGACGTACAGCCAGGACCAGATCATTGCATTGCGCAGGCGCAATGCTCGAGCCGAGGCGGCGATGCCCGTTGCGTCGAACGTGGCCCTTGAAAACCTTCGCTTCCGTTATGCCATTGCCGGCGACCGTCCAGCATGGCGACCGGTGCGTGCCTTCGACGACGGTCATAAGGTCTATATCGAATTCCCGCGCCGTATCGATCAGGGCGAGGCGCCGCCACTTTTCATCGTCGGTGCTGATGGGAACAGCGAACTCGTCAACTACCGCATGCGGGGCAACTACTACATCGTAGATCGCCTCTTTGCTGCGGCCGAACTACGGCTGGGCACGAAGCCGCAACAGGTCGTGCGCATCACCAGGACCGACGGCCGGACACGCCGCCGCACATTCCTGTTCGGCCGTTCGAGCAGGTGAGAGGGCAGGTCATGACCGACACATCCGCTTCCCATGCTTCTCCCAAAGTTAACCCCGAACGCTTGCAGCTGCGGGCCTCACCGCGCCACGCCGTGCGCTTCAAACGCGGCTTGATCATCGTCATCGCTGCCCTGGGCTCAGGGACGATCCTAGGCGTCACCACGATCGCACTGCAGGGGCCGGCATTGCGACTTAAAGATCAGGCGGAAGAACTCTACCACACGGAGCGCAAGCCGATGGCCGAGGGACTCGAAACGCTTC
This window harbors:
- the trbG gene encoding P-type conjugative transfer protein TrbG; protein product: MYNRVRTLGTLLIVSTSALAVSACASKKVPPPEISYDAADFRQAIIEAAPDKPVKIVEVPKPLPLPGQLQPGTDKFVEDKRAPEERVADANKAATQEPTKHGYVNAVQVYPYAEGALYRLYAAPERVTDIALQPGETLTAVSAGDTVRWVIGDTVSGSGEKQRTHILVKPFAPGLKTNLVITTDRRSYHLQLESTERTAMAAISWTYSQDQIIALRRRNARAEAAMPVASNVALENLRFRYAIAGDRPAWRPVRAFDDGHKVYIEFPRRIDQGEAPPLFIVGADGNSELVNYRMRGNYYIVDRLFAAAELRLGTKPQQVVRITRTDGRTRRRTFLFGRSSR